One stretch of Passer domesticus isolate bPasDom1 chromosome 2, bPasDom1.hap1, whole genome shotgun sequence DNA includes these proteins:
- the MYH15 gene encoding myosin-15 isoform X1 codes for MMVDMSEFGEAAPYLRKSEKELMKAQTVAFDGKKKCWVPDEKKAYVEAEITESSDGKVTVQTTDGRTMTIKEDDVQTMNPPKFDMIEDMSMLTHLNEASVLYNLRKRYSNWMIYTYSGLFCVTINPYKWLPVYKSEVVAAYKGKRRSEAPPHIFSIADNAYHDMLRNRENQSMLITGESGAGKTVNTKRVIQYFATVAALGETGKKNPATKTGGTLEDQIIQANPALEAFGNAKTLRNDNSSRFGKFIRIHFGTTGKLSSADIEIYLLEKSRVIFQQPGERDYHIFYQILSGKKPELLDMLLISTNPYDYHFCSQGVVTVDNLDDGEELLATDQAMDILGFVPDEKAGSYKLTGAIMHFGNMKFKQRPREEQAEADGTESADKAAYLMGINSSDLIKGLLHPRVKVGNEYVTKGQSVEQVLYAVGALSKAVYDRMFKWLVVRINKTLDTKLPRQFFIGVLDIAGFEIFDFNSFEQLCINYTNEKLQQFFNHHMFVLEQEEYKKEGIEWVFIDFGMDLQACIDLIEKPLGILSILEEECMFPKATDMTFKSKLYDNHLGKSPNLQKPRPDKKRKYEAHFELLHYAGAVPYNIIGWLEKNKDPLNETVVGIFQKSSNKLLASLFESYIGADSGDQGGEKKRKKGASFQTVSSLHKENLNKLMTNLKSTAPHFVRCIIPNESKTPGEMDAFLVLHQLRCNGVLEGIRICRKGFPNRVLYADFKQRYRILNPGAIPEDKFVDSRKAAEKLMASLDVDHTQYRFGHTKVFFKAGLLGHLEEMRDERLAKILTMIQARARGRLMRIEFQKIVERRDALLVIQWNIRAFMAVKNWPWMKLFFKIKPLLKTAETEKEMANMKEEFLKLKEALEKSEARRKELEEKQVSLVQEKNDLLLQLQAEQDTLADAEERCDLLIKSKIQLEAKVKELTERVEDEEEMNSELTSKKRKLEDECSELKKDIDDLEITLAKVEKEKHATENKVKNLTEEMATLDENISKLTKEKKALQESHQQVLDDLQAEEDKVNTLSKAKVKLEQQVDDLEGSLEQEKKVRMDLERAKRKLEGDLKLTQESVMDLENDKLQMEEKLKKKEFEMSQLNSKIEDEQAIVMQLQKKIKELQARIEELEEELEAERAARAKVEKQRSDLARELEELSERLEEAGGATAAQLEMNKKREAEFLKLRRDLEEATLHYEATAAALRKKHADSVAEMGEQLDNLQRVKQKLEKEKSELKMEVDDLSSNMEQMVKGKANAEKLCRTYEDHLNETKTKLEEMTRLMNDLTTQKTKLQSENGEFTRQLEEKESLISQLSRGKTSFTQQIEELKRQLEEETKSKNALAHALQAARHDCDLLREQYEEEQEAKAELQRALSKGNAEVAQWRTKYETDAIQRTEELEDAKKKLAARLQEAEEAIEAANAKCSSLEKTKHRLQNELEDMMIDLEKANSAAASLDKKQRGFDKIISDWKQKYEESQAELEASQKEARGLSTELFKLKNAYEETLDHLETLKRENKNLQEEISDLTNQISEGNKSLHEIEKIKKQVEQEKSEVQLALEEAEGALEHEESKTLRFQLELSQVKAEFERKLTEKEEEMENIRRNQQRAIDSLQSTLDSEARSRNEAIRLKKKMEGDLNEMEIQLSHANRHAAEATKSARVLQTQIKELQVQLDDSGHVNEDLKEQLAVSDRRNNLLQSELDELRALLDQTERARKLAEHELLEATERVNLLHSQNTSLINQKKKLEGDISQMQNEVEESLQECRNAEEKAKKAITDAAMMAEELKKEQDTSAHLERMKKNMEQTIKDLQKRLDEAEQIALKGGKKQIQKLESRVRELENELETELRRNSDAQKGARKFERRIKELTYQSEEDKKNLARMQDLIDKLQLKVKSYKHQAEEAEAQANLYLSKYRKQQHDLDDAEERAEIAESQVNKLRSKSRDIGMKKVHEEE; via the exons ACGATGACTATAAAAGAAGATGATGTGCAGACCATGAACCCTCCCAAATTTGACATGATTGAGGACATGTCTATGCTGACCCACCTGAACGAGGCGTCTGTGCTGTACAACCTGAGGAAGCGCTACAGCAACTGGATGATCTAT ACATACTCCGGTTTATTCTGTGTGACCATAAACCCCTACAAGTGGTTGCCTGTCTACAAATCGGAGGTAGTTGCTGCGTACAAGGGCAAGCGGCGCTCGGAGGCTCCTCCCCACATCTTCTCCATCGCTGACAACGCGTACCACGACATGCTGCGCA ATCGGGAGAATCAGTCTATGCTGATCAC TGGAGAATCTGGTGCTGGCAAGACTGTGAACACAAAACGAGTCATCCAGTACTTTGCCACAGTGGCAGCCCTGGGTGAAACTGGTAAAAAGAAT CCAGCTACAAAAACTGGG GGAACCTTGGAGGATCAAATCATTCAAGCAAACCCAGCCCTAGAAGCTTTTGGAAATGCCAAAACCCTGAGAAATGACAATTCCTCACGTTTC GGTAAATTTATCCGAATCCATTTTGGAACTACAGGCAAGCTGTCATCTGCTGATATTGAGATTT ATTTACTGGAGAAATCTCGAGTGATTTTCCAGCAACCTGGTGAAAGAGACTATCACATCTTCTACCAGATCCTGTCAGGAAAGAAACCAGAGTTACTAG ACATGCTCCTGATCTCCACCAACCCATATGACTACCACTTCTGCTCTCAAGGTGTGGTTACAGTGGACAACTTGGACGATGGAGAAGAACTGTTGGCAACAGAT CAAGCCATGGACATCTTGGGATTTGTGCCTGATGAGAAGGCTGGTTCCTACAAGCTCACAGGTGCCATCATGCACTttgggaatatgaaattcaagCAAAGACCCCGAGAAGAGCAGGCAGAGGCTGATGGCACTGAAA GTGCTGACAAAGCTGCCTACCTGATGGGAATCAACTCCTCTGACTTGATTAAGGGTTTGTTGCACCCTAGAGTGAAAGTTGGCAATGAGTATGTGACCAAAGGTCAAAGTGTTGAACAG GTTCTGTATGCTGTTGGGGCCTTATCTAAGGCAGTGTACGATCGAATGTTCAAGTGGCTGGTGGTCCGTATCAACAAGACCTTGGACACCAAGCTGCCAAGACAGTTCTTCATTGGAGTCCTGGATATTGCTGGGTTTGAAATCTTTGAT TTTAACAGCTTTGAGCAGCTGTGCATCAATTACACGAATGAGAAACTGCAACAGTTTTTCAATCATCATATGTTTGTCCTGGAGCAAGAAGAGTATAAGAAGGAAGGCATTGAGTGGGTATTCATTGACTTTGGCATGGACCTGCAGGCCTGCATTGACCTAATCGAGAAG CCACTGGGAATCCTGTCTATCCTTGAAGAGGAGTGCATGTTCCCAAAAGCTACAGATATGACATTCAAATCCAAACTTTATGACAACCATCTTGGCAAGTCACCCAATCTACAGAAGCCCAGGCCTGATAAGAAAAGGAAATACGAAGCTCACTTTGAACTCCTTCATTATGCTGGCGCA GTTCCCTACAACATCATTGGGTGGCTTGAGAAGAACAAGGACCCGCTTAATGAAACCGTAGTAGGAATTTTCCAGAAATCCTCCAACAAGCTCCTGGCAAGCTTGTTTGAAAGCTACATTGGTGCTGACAGTG gTGACCAGGGTGGAGAAAAGAAACGCAAGAAAGGTGCTTCGTTCCAAACAGTGTCCTCATTGCACAAG GAAAATTTAAATAAGCTGATGACTAACCTAAAATCTACAGCCCCTCACTTTGTACGATGCATTATCCCAAATGAATCAAAAACTCCAG GCGAAATGGATGCATTCCTTGTTTTGCATCAGCTCCGCTGTAATGGTGTCTTGGAAGGCATCCGCATTTGCCGGAAGGGTTTCCCAAACAGGGTGCTTTATGCTGACTTCAAACAAAG gTACCGCATCCTGAATCCAGGAGCAATCCCAGAGGATAAGTTTGTGGATAGCAGAAAAGCTGCTGAAAAACTGATGGCATCTTTAGATGTTGACCATACCCAATATCGTTTTGGGCACACCAAG GTATTCTTCAAGGCTGGTCTCTTGGGCCATCTAGAAGAAATGAGGGATGAGAGACTTGCGAAAATCTTAACGATGATCCAGGCAAGAGCACGTGGCAGATTGATGCGGATTGAGTTTCAGAAGATAGTGGAGCGCAG GGATGCCCTTCTTGTAATTCAGTGGAACATCCGCGCTTTTATGGCTGTCAAGAACTGGCCTTGGATGAAGCTTTTCTTTAAGATCAAGCCTCTCCTGAAGACTGCAGAAACTGAAAAGGAGATGGCCAATATGAAGGAAGAATTCTTGAAACTGAAGGAGGCCCTGGAAAAATCTGAAGCCCGGAGAAAGGAACTTGAGGAAAAGCAAGTCTCTTtagttcaggaaaaaaatgattTGCTTCTCCAGCTCCAAGCT GAGCAAGACACTCTGGCAGATGCAGAGGAACGTTGTGACTTGTTGATTAAATCCAAGATTCAGCTGGAAGCCAAAGTCAAAGAACTGACAGAGAGAGTTGAGGACGAGGAAGAGATGAATTCTGAGCTGACTTCTAAGAAGAGAAAACTGGAAGATGAGTGTTCTGAGCTCAAGAAGGATATTGATGATCTTGAAATAACACTTGCAAAAGTAGAGAAAGAGAAACATGCTACAGAAAACAAG GTCAAAAATCTGACAGAAGAAATGGCAACACTTGATGAGAATATCAGCAAACTTACCAAGGAGAAAAAGGCCTTGCAGGAATCTCATCAGCAAGTTCTAGATGACCTACAAGCAGAAGAGGACAAGGTCAACACACTGAGCAAAGCTAAAGTGAAACTGGAACAGCAAGTGGATGAT CTCGAGGGATCACTGGAACAAGAGAAGAAAGTGAGGATGGATCTAGAAAGGGCAAAACGCAAACTGGAAGGGGATTTGAAGCTGACCCAAGAGAGTGTCATGGACTTGGAAAATGATAAACTGCAGatggaagaaaagctgaaaaa GAAAGAATTCGAAATGAGCCAGCTGAATTCCAAGATAGAAGATGAACAAGCTATAGTGATGCAGCTGCAGAAGAAGATCAAGGAGCTTCAG GCTCGTATAGAAGAACTAGAAGAGGAGCTGGAAGCAGAAAGAGCTGCTCGAGCCAAGGTGGAAAAGCAGAGATCAGATTTGGCCCGAGAGCTGGAGGAACTGAGCGAGCGGCTTGAGGAGGCTGGGGGAGCCACAGCTGCCCAGCTGGAGATGAACAAGAAGCGCGAGGCAGAGTTCTTGAAGCTGCGGCGGGACCTGGAGGAGGCCACGCTGCACTACGAGGCCACGGCCGCCGCGCTGAGGAAGAAGCACGCGGACAGCGTGGCTGAGATGGGGGAGCAGCTGGACAACCTGCAGAGGGTCAAGCAGAaactggagaaggagaaaagcgAGCTgaagatggaagtggacgatcTGTCATCCAACATGGAGCAGATGGTCAAGGGGAAA GCCAATGCAGAGAAGCTTTGTCGCACATATGAAGACCATCTGAACGAGACAAAAACAAAACTGGAAGAAATGACTCGCCTCATGAATGACCTTACTACTCAAAAGACTAAACTTCAGAGTGAGAATG GTGAGTTTACTAGACAACTTGAAGAGAAGGAGTCACTGATAAGTCAGCTGTCCCGGGGAAAAACATCCTTTACACAACAGATTGAAGAACTTAAGAGACAGCTAGAAGAGGAAACCAAG TCCAAGAATGCCCTGgctcatgccctgcaagcagccagGCATGACTGTGATCTCTTGAGGGAGCAGtatgaggaggagcaggaagccaaggcagagctgcagcggGCTCTCTCCAAGGGAAATGCAGAAGTGGCACAGTGGAGAACAAAGTATGAGACTGATGCCATTCAGAGAACTGAGGAGCTGGAAGATGCCAA GAAGAAGCTTGCTGCTCGCCTGCAAGAAGCTGAGGAAGCAATTGAGGCAGCCAATGCCAAGTGCTCCTCTCTggaaaagacaaagcacaggctgcagaatGAGCTGGAAGACATGATGATTGACCTGGAGAAGGCCAACTCAGCAGCTGCCTCCCTGGACAAGAAGCAGCGTGGTTTTGACAAGATCATCAGTGACTGGAAGCAGAAGTACGAGGAGtcacaggcagagctggaggcttCCCAGAAGGAGGCCCGTGGCCTTAGCACTGAGCTCTTCAAGCTGAAGAATGCCTATGAGGAGACACTGGACCACCTGGAGACtttgaaaagggaaaacaagaaCCTCCAAG AGGAGATTTCTGATCTGACCAATCAGATTAGTGAAGGAAACAAGAGCCTccatgaaatagaaaaaatcAAGAAGCAGGTTGAGCAAGAGAAGTCAGAAGTTCAGCTGGCTCTGGAAGAAGCAGAG GGAGCTTTGGAACATGAAGAAAGTAAGACCCTTCGTTTTCAGCTTGAACTTTCTCAGGTTAAAGCAGAGTTTGAAAGGAAACTgacagaaaaggaggaagaaatggaaaatataag GAGAAACCAGCAACGTGCCATAGACTCACTGCAGTCCACCCTGGATTCTGAAGCCCGCAGCAGAAACGAGGCCATCCGGCTTAAGAAGAAGATGGAAGGGGACCTCAATGAGATGGAAATCCAGCTCAGCCACGCTAACAGGCACGCTGCAGAAGCAACCAAGTCAGCACGAGTCTTGCAGACACAAATAAAG GAGCTTCAGGTGCAGCTGGATGACTCAGGACATGTGAACGAAGATctgaaggagcagctggcagtCTCTGACAGGAGAAACAATCTTCTCCAGTCAGAGCTGGATGAGCTGAGGGCTTTACTGGACCAGACTGAACGGGCAAGGAAGCTGGCAGAGCACGAACTGCTGGAAGCCACTGAACGTGTGAACCTGCTTCACAGTCAG AACACAAGCCTGATCAATCAAAAGAAGAAGCTGGAGGGTGACATTTCCCAGATGCAGAATGAAGTGGAAGAATCTCTCCAGGAGTGCCGGAATGCAGAGGAAAAAGCCAAGAAAGCAATCACAGAT GCAGCAATGATGGCTGAGGAGCTCAAAAAGGAGCAGGATACTAGTGCTCATTTAGAGAGAATGAAGAAGAACATGGAGCAAACCATTAAAGACCTCCAGAAGCGACTGGATGAAGCAGAACAAATAGCTCTGAAAGGTGGCAAGAAGCAGATCCAAAAACTGGAATCCAGG GTTCGTGAGCTGGAGAATGAACTTGAGACTGAACTCCGTCGCAATTCGGATGCCCAAAAAGGAGCCCGCAAGTTTGAGAGACGCATAAAGGAGCTGACTTACCAG TCAGAAGAAGATAAGAAGAATCTTGCCAGGATGCAGGATCTGATTGACAAGCTACAATTAAAAGTGAAAAGTTACAAGCACCAAGCAGAGGAAGCT GAAGCTCAAGCCAATCTGTACCTCTCAAAGTACAGAAAACAGCAACATGATCTGGATGATGCTGAAGAAAGGGCTGAAATAGCTGAATCTCAAGTTAATAAGCTGAGGAGCAAGTCAAGAGACATTGGCATGAAAAAG GTTCATGAAGAGGAGTAA
- the MYH15 gene encoding myosin-15 isoform X2, translating into MMLTLALKKMKKSLFVRGQKAPDRENQSMLITGESGAGKTVNTKRVIQYFATVAALGETGKKNPATKTGGTLEDQIIQANPALEAFGNAKTLRNDNSSRFGKFIRIHFGTTGKLSSADIEIYLLEKSRVIFQQPGERDYHIFYQILSGKKPELLDMLLISTNPYDYHFCSQGVVTVDNLDDGEELLATDQAMDILGFVPDEKAGSYKLTGAIMHFGNMKFKQRPREEQAEADGTESADKAAYLMGINSSDLIKGLLHPRVKVGNEYVTKGQSVEQVLYAVGALSKAVYDRMFKWLVVRINKTLDTKLPRQFFIGVLDIAGFEIFDFNSFEQLCINYTNEKLQQFFNHHMFVLEQEEYKKEGIEWVFIDFGMDLQACIDLIEKPLGILSILEEECMFPKATDMTFKSKLYDNHLGKSPNLQKPRPDKKRKYEAHFELLHYAGAVPYNIIGWLEKNKDPLNETVVGIFQKSSNKLLASLFESYIGADSGDQGGEKKRKKGASFQTVSSLHKENLNKLMTNLKSTAPHFVRCIIPNESKTPGEMDAFLVLHQLRCNGVLEGIRICRKGFPNRVLYADFKQRYRILNPGAIPEDKFVDSRKAAEKLMASLDVDHTQYRFGHTKVFFKAGLLGHLEEMRDERLAKILTMIQARARGRLMRIEFQKIVERRDALLVIQWNIRAFMAVKNWPWMKLFFKIKPLLKTAETEKEMANMKEEFLKLKEALEKSEARRKELEEKQVSLVQEKNDLLLQLQAEQDTLADAEERCDLLIKSKIQLEAKVKELTERVEDEEEMNSELTSKKRKLEDECSELKKDIDDLEITLAKVEKEKHATENKVKNLTEEMATLDENISKLTKEKKALQESHQQVLDDLQAEEDKVNTLSKAKVKLEQQVDDLEGSLEQEKKVRMDLERAKRKLEGDLKLTQESVMDLENDKLQMEEKLKKKEFEMSQLNSKIEDEQAIVMQLQKKIKELQARIEELEEELEAERAARAKVEKQRSDLARELEELSERLEEAGGATAAQLEMNKKREAEFLKLRRDLEEATLHYEATAAALRKKHADSVAEMGEQLDNLQRVKQKLEKEKSELKMEVDDLSSNMEQMVKGKANAEKLCRTYEDHLNETKTKLEEMTRLMNDLTTQKTKLQSENGEFTRQLEEKESLISQLSRGKTSFTQQIEELKRQLEEETKSKNALAHALQAARHDCDLLREQYEEEQEAKAELQRALSKGNAEVAQWRTKYETDAIQRTEELEDAKKKLAARLQEAEEAIEAANAKCSSLEKTKHRLQNELEDMMIDLEKANSAAASLDKKQRGFDKIISDWKQKYEESQAELEASQKEARGLSTELFKLKNAYEETLDHLETLKRENKNLQEEISDLTNQISEGNKSLHEIEKIKKQVEQEKSEVQLALEEAEGALEHEESKTLRFQLELSQVKAEFERKLTEKEEEMENIRRNQQRAIDSLQSTLDSEARSRNEAIRLKKKMEGDLNEMEIQLSHANRHAAEATKSARVLQTQIKELQVQLDDSGHVNEDLKEQLAVSDRRNNLLQSELDELRALLDQTERARKLAEHELLEATERVNLLHSQNTSLINQKKKLEGDISQMQNEVEESLQECRNAEEKAKKAITDAAMMAEELKKEQDTSAHLERMKKNMEQTIKDLQKRLDEAEQIALKGGKKQIQKLESRVRELENELETELRRNSDAQKGARKFERRIKELTYQSEEDKKNLARMQDLIDKLQLKVKSYKHQAEEAEAQANLYLSKYRKQQHDLDDAEERAEIAESQVNKLRSKSRDIGMKKVHEEE; encoded by the exons ATGATGCTGAcacttgctttaaaaaaaatgaaaaagagccTTTTTGTGAGGGGACAAAAAGCACCGG ATCGGGAGAATCAGTCTATGCTGATCAC TGGAGAATCTGGTGCTGGCAAGACTGTGAACACAAAACGAGTCATCCAGTACTTTGCCACAGTGGCAGCCCTGGGTGAAACTGGTAAAAAGAAT CCAGCTACAAAAACTGGG GGAACCTTGGAGGATCAAATCATTCAAGCAAACCCAGCCCTAGAAGCTTTTGGAAATGCCAAAACCCTGAGAAATGACAATTCCTCACGTTTC GGTAAATTTATCCGAATCCATTTTGGAACTACAGGCAAGCTGTCATCTGCTGATATTGAGATTT ATTTACTGGAGAAATCTCGAGTGATTTTCCAGCAACCTGGTGAAAGAGACTATCACATCTTCTACCAGATCCTGTCAGGAAAGAAACCAGAGTTACTAG ACATGCTCCTGATCTCCACCAACCCATATGACTACCACTTCTGCTCTCAAGGTGTGGTTACAGTGGACAACTTGGACGATGGAGAAGAACTGTTGGCAACAGAT CAAGCCATGGACATCTTGGGATTTGTGCCTGATGAGAAGGCTGGTTCCTACAAGCTCACAGGTGCCATCATGCACTttgggaatatgaaattcaagCAAAGACCCCGAGAAGAGCAGGCAGAGGCTGATGGCACTGAAA GTGCTGACAAAGCTGCCTACCTGATGGGAATCAACTCCTCTGACTTGATTAAGGGTTTGTTGCACCCTAGAGTGAAAGTTGGCAATGAGTATGTGACCAAAGGTCAAAGTGTTGAACAG GTTCTGTATGCTGTTGGGGCCTTATCTAAGGCAGTGTACGATCGAATGTTCAAGTGGCTGGTGGTCCGTATCAACAAGACCTTGGACACCAAGCTGCCAAGACAGTTCTTCATTGGAGTCCTGGATATTGCTGGGTTTGAAATCTTTGAT TTTAACAGCTTTGAGCAGCTGTGCATCAATTACACGAATGAGAAACTGCAACAGTTTTTCAATCATCATATGTTTGTCCTGGAGCAAGAAGAGTATAAGAAGGAAGGCATTGAGTGGGTATTCATTGACTTTGGCATGGACCTGCAGGCCTGCATTGACCTAATCGAGAAG CCACTGGGAATCCTGTCTATCCTTGAAGAGGAGTGCATGTTCCCAAAAGCTACAGATATGACATTCAAATCCAAACTTTATGACAACCATCTTGGCAAGTCACCCAATCTACAGAAGCCCAGGCCTGATAAGAAAAGGAAATACGAAGCTCACTTTGAACTCCTTCATTATGCTGGCGCA GTTCCCTACAACATCATTGGGTGGCTTGAGAAGAACAAGGACCCGCTTAATGAAACCGTAGTAGGAATTTTCCAGAAATCCTCCAACAAGCTCCTGGCAAGCTTGTTTGAAAGCTACATTGGTGCTGACAGTG gTGACCAGGGTGGAGAAAAGAAACGCAAGAAAGGTGCTTCGTTCCAAACAGTGTCCTCATTGCACAAG GAAAATTTAAATAAGCTGATGACTAACCTAAAATCTACAGCCCCTCACTTTGTACGATGCATTATCCCAAATGAATCAAAAACTCCAG GCGAAATGGATGCATTCCTTGTTTTGCATCAGCTCCGCTGTAATGGTGTCTTGGAAGGCATCCGCATTTGCCGGAAGGGTTTCCCAAACAGGGTGCTTTATGCTGACTTCAAACAAAG gTACCGCATCCTGAATCCAGGAGCAATCCCAGAGGATAAGTTTGTGGATAGCAGAAAAGCTGCTGAAAAACTGATGGCATCTTTAGATGTTGACCATACCCAATATCGTTTTGGGCACACCAAG GTATTCTTCAAGGCTGGTCTCTTGGGCCATCTAGAAGAAATGAGGGATGAGAGACTTGCGAAAATCTTAACGATGATCCAGGCAAGAGCACGTGGCAGATTGATGCGGATTGAGTTTCAGAAGATAGTGGAGCGCAG GGATGCCCTTCTTGTAATTCAGTGGAACATCCGCGCTTTTATGGCTGTCAAGAACTGGCCTTGGATGAAGCTTTTCTTTAAGATCAAGCCTCTCCTGAAGACTGCAGAAACTGAAAAGGAGATGGCCAATATGAAGGAAGAATTCTTGAAACTGAAGGAGGCCCTGGAAAAATCTGAAGCCCGGAGAAAGGAACTTGAGGAAAAGCAAGTCTCTTtagttcaggaaaaaaatgattTGCTTCTCCAGCTCCAAGCT GAGCAAGACACTCTGGCAGATGCAGAGGAACGTTGTGACTTGTTGATTAAATCCAAGATTCAGCTGGAAGCCAAAGTCAAAGAACTGACAGAGAGAGTTGAGGACGAGGAAGAGATGAATTCTGAGCTGACTTCTAAGAAGAGAAAACTGGAAGATGAGTGTTCTGAGCTCAAGAAGGATATTGATGATCTTGAAATAACACTTGCAAAAGTAGAGAAAGAGAAACATGCTACAGAAAACAAG GTCAAAAATCTGACAGAAGAAATGGCAACACTTGATGAGAATATCAGCAAACTTACCAAGGAGAAAAAGGCCTTGCAGGAATCTCATCAGCAAGTTCTAGATGACCTACAAGCAGAAGAGGACAAGGTCAACACACTGAGCAAAGCTAAAGTGAAACTGGAACAGCAAGTGGATGAT CTCGAGGGATCACTGGAACAAGAGAAGAAAGTGAGGATGGATCTAGAAAGGGCAAAACGCAAACTGGAAGGGGATTTGAAGCTGACCCAAGAGAGTGTCATGGACTTGGAAAATGATAAACTGCAGatggaagaaaagctgaaaaa GAAAGAATTCGAAATGAGCCAGCTGAATTCCAAGATAGAAGATGAACAAGCTATAGTGATGCAGCTGCAGAAGAAGATCAAGGAGCTTCAG GCTCGTATAGAAGAACTAGAAGAGGAGCTGGAAGCAGAAAGAGCTGCTCGAGCCAAGGTGGAAAAGCAGAGATCAGATTTGGCCCGAGAGCTGGAGGAACTGAGCGAGCGGCTTGAGGAGGCTGGGGGAGCCACAGCTGCCCAGCTGGAGATGAACAAGAAGCGCGAGGCAGAGTTCTTGAAGCTGCGGCGGGACCTGGAGGAGGCCACGCTGCACTACGAGGCCACGGCCGCCGCGCTGAGGAAGAAGCACGCGGACAGCGTGGCTGAGATGGGGGAGCAGCTGGACAACCTGCAGAGGGTCAAGCAGAaactggagaaggagaaaagcgAGCTgaagatggaagtggacgatcTGTCATCCAACATGGAGCAGATGGTCAAGGGGAAA GCCAATGCAGAGAAGCTTTGTCGCACATATGAAGACCATCTGAACGAGACAAAAACAAAACTGGAAGAAATGACTCGCCTCATGAATGACCTTACTACTCAAAAGACTAAACTTCAGAGTGAGAATG GTGAGTTTACTAGACAACTTGAAGAGAAGGAGTCACTGATAAGTCAGCTGTCCCGGGGAAAAACATCCTTTACACAACAGATTGAAGAACTTAAGAGACAGCTAGAAGAGGAAACCAAG TCCAAGAATGCCCTGgctcatgccctgcaagcagccagGCATGACTGTGATCTCTTGAGGGAGCAGtatgaggaggagcaggaagccaaggcagagctgcagcggGCTCTCTCCAAGGGAAATGCAGAAGTGGCACAGTGGAGAACAAAGTATGAGACTGATGCCATTCAGAGAACTGAGGAGCTGGAAGATGCCAA GAAGAAGCTTGCTGCTCGCCTGCAAGAAGCTGAGGAAGCAATTGAGGCAGCCAATGCCAAGTGCTCCTCTCTggaaaagacaaagcacaggctgcagaatGAGCTGGAAGACATGATGATTGACCTGGAGAAGGCCAACTCAGCAGCTGCCTCCCTGGACAAGAAGCAGCGTGGTTTTGACAAGATCATCAGTGACTGGAAGCAGAAGTACGAGGAGtcacaggcagagctggaggcttCCCAGAAGGAGGCCCGTGGCCTTAGCACTGAGCTCTTCAAGCTGAAGAATGCCTATGAGGAGACACTGGACCACCTGGAGACtttgaaaagggaaaacaagaaCCTCCAAG AGGAGATTTCTGATCTGACCAATCAGATTAGTGAAGGAAACAAGAGCCTccatgaaatagaaaaaatcAAGAAGCAGGTTGAGCAAGAGAAGTCAGAAGTTCAGCTGGCTCTGGAAGAAGCAGAG GGAGCTTTGGAACATGAAGAAAGTAAGACCCTTCGTTTTCAGCTTGAACTTTCTCAGGTTAAAGCAGAGTTTGAAAGGAAACTgacagaaaaggaggaagaaatggaaaatataag GAGAAACCAGCAACGTGCCATAGACTCACTGCAGTCCACCCTGGATTCTGAAGCCCGCAGCAGAAACGAGGCCATCCGGCTTAAGAAGAAGATGGAAGGGGACCTCAATGAGATGGAAATCCAGCTCAGCCACGCTAACAGGCACGCTGCAGAAGCAACCAAGTCAGCACGAGTCTTGCAGACACAAATAAAG GAGCTTCAGGTGCAGCTGGATGACTCAGGACATGTGAACGAAGATctgaaggagcagctggcagtCTCTGACAGGAGAAACAATCTTCTCCAGTCAGAGCTGGATGAGCTGAGGGCTTTACTGGACCAGACTGAACGGGCAAGGAAGCTGGCAGAGCACGAACTGCTGGAAGCCACTGAACGTGTGAACCTGCTTCACAGTCAG AACACAAGCCTGATCAATCAAAAGAAGAAGCTGGAGGGTGACATTTCCCAGATGCAGAATGAAGTGGAAGAATCTCTCCAGGAGTGCCGGAATGCAGAGGAAAAAGCCAAGAAAGCAATCACAGAT GCAGCAATGATGGCTGAGGAGCTCAAAAAGGAGCAGGATACTAGTGCTCATTTAGAGAGAATGAAGAAGAACATGGAGCAAACCATTAAAGACCTCCAGAAGCGACTGGATGAAGCAGAACAAATAGCTCTGAAAGGTGGCAAGAAGCAGATCCAAAAACTGGAATCCAGG GTTCGTGAGCTGGAGAATGAACTTGAGACTGAACTCCGTCGCAATTCGGATGCCCAAAAAGGAGCCCGCAAGTTTGAGAGACGCATAAAGGAGCTGACTTACCAG TCAGAAGAAGATAAGAAGAATCTTGCCAGGATGCAGGATCTGATTGACAAGCTACAATTAAAAGTGAAAAGTTACAAGCACCAAGCAGAGGAAGCT GAAGCTCAAGCCAATCTGTACCTCTCAAAGTACAGAAAACAGCAACATGATCTGGATGATGCTGAAGAAAGGGCTGAAATAGCTGAATCTCAAGTTAATAAGCTGAGGAGCAAGTCAAGAGACATTGGCATGAAAAAG GTTCATGAAGAGGAGTAA